The Zalophus californianus isolate mZalCal1 chromosome 8, mZalCal1.pri.v2, whole genome shotgun sequence genome has a segment encoding these proteins:
- the LOC118357261 gene encoding aldehyde dehydrogenase, mitochondrial-like → MLRAAALAAAGLGPRLGRRLLSAATTQAVPAPNQQPEVFYNQIFINNEWHDAVSKKTFPTINPSTGEVICQVAEGDKEDVDRAVKAARAAFQLGSPWHRMDASDRGRLLNRLADLTEQDRTYLAALETLDNGKPYVISYLVDLDMVLKCFRYYAGWADKYHGKTIPIDGDFFSYTRHEPVGVCGQIIPWNFPLLMQAWKLGPALATGNVVVMKVAEQTPLTALYVANLIKEAGFPPGVINIIPGFGPTAGAAITSHEDVDKVAFTGSTKVGRLVQVAAGSSNLKRVTLELGGKSPNIIMSDADMNWAVEQAHFALFFNQGQCCCAGSRTFVQEDVYAEFVERSVARAKSRVVGNPFDSQTEQGPQVDETQFKKILGYIKSGKDEGAKLLCGGGAAADRGYFIQPTMFGDGQDSMTIAREEIFGPVMQILKFKTIEEVIGRANNSNYGLAAAVFTKDLDKANYLSQALQAGTVWVNCYDVFGAQSPFGGYKMSGSGRELGEYGLQAYTEVKTVTVKVPQKNS, encoded by the coding sequence ATGTTGCGCGCCGCTGCGCTTGCCGCCGCTGGCCTCGGGCCCCGCCTGGGCCGCCGTCTCCTGTCAGCCGCCACCACCCAGGCGGTGCCGGCCCCCAACCAGCAGCCTGAAGTCTTCTACAACCAGATCTTCATAAACAATGAGTGGCATGATGCTGTCAGCAAGAAAACATTCCCCACCATCAATCCATCCACCGGAGAAGTCATCTGTCAGGTAGCCGAAGGAGACAAGGAAGACGTGGACAGGGCAGTAAAGGCTGCCCGGGCCGCCTTCCAGCTGGGCTCACCCTGGCACCGCATGGATGCGTCTGACAGGGGCCGCCTGCTGAACCGCCTCGCTGATCTGACTGAGCAGGACCGCACCTACCTAGCAGCCTTGGAGACCCTGGATAACGGCAAGCCCTATGTCATCTCCTACCTGGTGGATCTGGACATGGTTCTCAAATGCTTCCGTTATTACGCTGGCTGGGCTGATAAGTACCACGGGAAAACTATTCCCATCGATGGGGACTTCTTCAGCTATACCCGCCATGAACCCGTCGGGGTGTGCGGGCAGATCATTCCGTGGAACTTCCCGCTCCTGATGCAAGCCTGGAAACTCGGCCCAGCCCTGGCGACCGGAAATGTGGTTGTGATGAAGGTAGCTGAGCAGACTCCACTGACTGCCCTCTATGTGGCCAACCTGATTAAGGAGGCTGGCTTTCCCCCTGGCGTGATCAATATTATTCCTGGATTTGGCCCCACAGCTGGGGCCGCCATCACCTCCcatgaggatgtggacaaagtGGCCTTCACAGGCTCCACCAAGGTTGGCCGCCTAGTCCAGGTTGCCGCAGGGAGCAGTAACCTCAAGAGAGTGACCCTGGAGCTGGGGGGAAAGAGCCCCAATATCATCATGTCAGATGCAGATATGAACTGGGCTGTGGAGCAGGCCCACTTCGCCCTGTTCTTCAACCAGGGCCAGTGCTGCTGTGCGGGCTCCCGGACCTTTGTGCAAGAAGATGTGTACGCCGAGTTTGTGGAGAGGAGCGTTGCCCGGGCCAAGTCTCGTGTGGTCGGGAACCCCTTTGACAGCCAGACTGAGCAGGGGCCGCAGGTGGATGAAACTCAGTTTAAGAAGATCCTTGGTTATATCAAATCTGGGAAGGACGAGGGGGCGAAGCTGCTGTGTGGTGGAGGGGCGGCTGCTGACCGTGGCTACTTCATCCAGCCCACCATGTTCGGAGATGGGCAAGACAGCATGACTATCGCCAGGGAGGAAATCTTTGGGCCAGTGATGCAGATCCTGAAGTTCAAGACCATAGAGGAAGTCATTGGGAGAGCCAACAATTCCAACTATGGGCTGGCTGCAGCTGTCTTCACCAAGGACTTGGACAAGGCCAATTATCTGTCCCAAGCCCTCCAGGCTGGCACTGTGTGGGTCAACTGCTATGATGTGTTTGGGGCCCAGTCCCCATTCGGTGGCTACAAGATGTCCGGGAGCGGCCGGGAGCTAGGAGAGTATGGGCTGCAGGCATACACCGAAGTGAAAACCGTCACAGTAAAAGTGCCTCAGAAGAACTCCTGA